The following proteins come from a genomic window of Denitromonas sp.:
- a CDS encoding RNA methyltransferase → MIAIHSRDNPLVKRIHALSTSGRERRKTGLTVLDGAHLVSAALDAGLPLTQLVVSDSGLHREEHRALLDRSAGRCPVASLPDTLFAHVSAVDSPSGLLALMQMPASEAPVVSASSSLIVLDAVQDAGNLGTLLRTAAAAGIALALLTDGCAQAWSPRVLRAGMGAHFRMQVHEHVDIPAVLSGYSGRIAATVLGAQSRSLFALDLAGPTAWLFGAEGRGLSADLQAMATTQVHIPMPGQVESLNVAAAAAICLFEQVRQRS, encoded by the coding sequence ATGATCGCCATCCACTCGCGCGACAATCCGCTGGTCAAGCGCATTCACGCGTTGTCGACCTCCGGGCGCGAGCGGCGCAAGACCGGGCTGACGGTACTCGACGGCGCCCATCTGGTGAGCGCTGCCCTCGACGCCGGCTTGCCATTGACCCAGCTGGTGGTCAGCGACAGCGGCTTGCACCGCGAAGAGCACCGCGCACTGCTCGACCGCAGCGCTGGCCGCTGCCCGGTTGCCAGCCTGCCCGACACCCTGTTTGCGCATGTCAGCGCCGTCGACTCGCCATCGGGCCTGCTGGCCCTGATGCAGATGCCGGCCAGCGAGGCGCCCGTCGTGTCTGCCTCGAGCTCGCTGATCGTGCTCGATGCGGTGCAGGACGCCGGCAACCTCGGCACCTTGCTGCGTACCGCCGCTGCCGCCGGCATCGCGCTCGCCTTGCTGACCGACGGCTGCGCCCAGGCCTGGTCGCCGCGCGTGCTGCGCGCGGGCATGGGCGCGCATTTCCGGATGCAGGTGCACGAGCATGTCGACATCCCCGCAGTTCTGTCCGGTTACAGCGGGCGGATCGCGGCCACCGTGCTCGGCGCACAGAGCCGCTCGCTCTTCGCACTCGATCTGGCCGGCCCGACGGCCTGGCTGTTTGGCGCCGAGGGGCGGGGCCTGTCGGCAGATCTGCAGGCAATGGCCACCACCCAGGTGCACATCCCCATGCCGGGGCAGGTCGAGTCGCTCAACGTCGCCGCCGCCGCCGCGATCTGCCTGTTCGAGCAGGTACGCCAGCGCAGCTGA
- the bioD gene encoding dethiobiotin synthase: MPFAFFVAGTDTEIGKTFTTCALLHTARRAGLSAIGMKPVAAGAERIGERWVNEDAARLRAAGSVDPGLDDLNPICLRTAVAPHIAAAIEGARIEPAKILDAFGRLSAQADLVLVEGVGGFRVPLTDTFDTADLAVALKLPVILVVGMRLGCINHALLTAEAIAARGLTLAGWVANQIDPAMQRVTENLDALQQHLGAPCLGHVPFQPDNDPAAVRTLVLPALTP; the protein is encoded by the coding sequence ATGCCCTTCGCTTTCTTCGTCGCCGGCACCGATACCGAGATCGGCAAGACCTTCACCACCTGCGCGCTCCTGCACACCGCGCGGCGCGCCGGCCTGAGCGCCATCGGCATGAAGCCGGTTGCGGCCGGCGCCGAGCGCATCGGCGAGCGCTGGGTCAATGAAGATGCGGCCCGCCTGCGCGCGGCCGGCAGCGTCGATCCAGGGCTGGACGACCTCAACCCGATCTGCCTGCGCACCGCCGTGGCGCCGCACATTGCCGCGGCCATCGAGGGCGCGCGCATCGAACCGGCGAAGATCCTCGACGCCTTCGGGCGCCTGTCGGCGCAGGCTGACCTGGTGCTGGTCGAGGGCGTGGGTGGTTTCCGGGTGCCGCTGACCGACACCTTCGACACCGCCGACCTGGCCGTTGCCTTGAAGCTGCCGGTCATCCTCGTGGTCGGCATGCGGCTCGGCTGCATCAACCACGCCCTGCTCACCGCCGAGGCCATCGCCGCACGCGGCCTTACGCTCGCCGGCTGGGTGGCCAACCAGATCGATCCGGCCATGCAGCGCGTGACCGAAAACCTCGATGCCCTCCAGCAGCACCTCGGTGCACCCTGCCTGGGCCATGTGCCCTTCCAGCCCGACAACGATCCGGCAGCCGTCCGGACCCTGGTGCTGCCGGCGCTGACGCCGTGA
- a CDS encoding methyltransferase domain-containing protein, whose amino-acid sequence MTERKQRVRAAFDRAASTYDAAAAVQREICAHLLDLARAHPPAAPVRRLLDAGCGTGSGATRLVDWLAPRQCFALDFAPGMLARHVGRPGHAAICGDLEHLPLADASVDAIWSSLAVQWCNPARVMAELGRVLQPGGTAWVATLGPDTLWELREAFRGIDDAEHVIGFHGADTWQQSAIQGRLRVAACQRVPTAATADSLRRLLKDIKAIGAHQVGSGRRRKPLGKAAWRQLECTYERHRRADALLPATYDVILLALHRSA is encoded by the coding sequence ATGACTGAGCGCAAGCAACGGGTCCGGGCGGCGTTCGACCGGGCGGCATCCACCTACGATGCCGCCGCTGCCGTGCAGCGCGAGATCTGCGCTCACTTGCTCGACCTGGCCCGGGCGCATCCGCCGGCGGCGCCGGTTCGGCGCCTGCTCGATGCCGGCTGCGGCACCGGGAGCGGTGCAACACGCCTTGTCGATTGGCTGGCACCGAGGCAGTGTTTCGCGCTCGATTTTGCGCCCGGCATGCTGGCCCGCCATGTCGGCCGCCCGGGGCACGCCGCCATCTGTGGCGATCTGGAGCACCTGCCGCTGGCCGATGCGTCGGTGGACGCCATCTGGTCGAGCCTGGCGGTGCAATGGTGCAACCCGGCACGCGTCATGGCCGAGCTGGGGCGCGTATTGCAGCCCGGCGGCACCGCCTGGGTAGCCACGCTGGGGCCGGACACTTTGTGGGAGTTACGCGAGGCGTTCCGCGGCATTGACGATGCCGAGCATGTGATTGGCTTCCATGGCGCAGACACCTGGCAGCAATCGGCCATCCAGGGCCGGCTGCGGGTTGCGGCCTGCCAGCGTGTCCCGACGGCGGCAACCGCCGACAGCCTGCGCCGCCTGCTCAAGGACATCAAAGCCATCGGCGCGCACCAGGTCGGCAGCGGCCGCCGGCGCAAGCCGCTGGGCAAGGCAGCGTGGCGGCAACTCGAATGCACCTATGAGCGCCACCGCCGGGCAGACGCGCTGCTTCCGGCCACCTACGATGTGATCCTGCTCGCCCTCCACAGGAGCGCCTGA
- a CDS encoding alpha/beta fold hydrolase — translation MSRPPLVLLHGWGLTPAVWQPLRARLDPAWPCTVPALPGHADDAPRPDAPTLAAWTDALAARLPAQALVCGWSLGALVALDLARRYPVKVARLALIGASPCFVQRADWACALSADVVSGFCRDFAAEPDKTQRRFVALQSLGDAARRDVTRHLTAALLDATPERAPGLADGLDILAQTDLRASLDHITCPVRLLHGAHDALMPAAAARAMAERLPDARYSEFAEAGHAPFVSRAAECASLLQGFADD, via the coding sequence ATGAGTCGCCCGCCCCTCGTACTGCTCCACGGCTGGGGCCTGACCCCCGCGGTGTGGCAGCCGCTGCGGGCCCGGCTCGACCCGGCCTGGCCGTGCACCGTACCCGCCCTGCCCGGCCACGCCGACGACGCGCCCCGGCCCGATGCGCCGACCCTGGCCGCGTGGACCGATGCGCTGGCGGCCCGGTTGCCCGCCCAGGCGCTGGTGTGTGGCTGGTCGCTCGGGGCGCTGGTCGCCCTCGACCTGGCGCGCCGTTACCCGGTCAAGGTGGCGCGCCTGGCGCTCATCGGCGCCAGTCCGTGCTTTGTCCAGCGCGCCGACTGGGCCTGCGCGCTGAGCGCCGACGTGGTCAGCGGGTTTTGCCGTGATTTTGCTGCCGAGCCCGACAAGACCCAGCGCCGCTTCGTGGCGCTGCAGTCGCTCGGCGACGCGGCGCGGCGCGATGTCACCCGCCACCTCACGGCCGCGCTGCTCGACGCCACGCCCGAGCGGGCGCCCGGGCTGGCCGACGGACTCGACATCCTTGCGCAGACCGACCTGCGCGCATCGCTCGATCACATCACCTGCCCGGTGCGTCTCCTCCATGGCGCCCATGACGCCCTGATGCCGGCAGCGGCCGCCCGCGCGATGGCCGAGCGCCTGCCCGATGCGCGCTATTCCGAGTTTGCCGAGGCCGGCCATGCGCCCTTTGTGTCGCGCGCCGCCGAGTGTGCGTCGCTGCTGCAAGGCTTTGCCGATGACTGA
- the bioF gene encoding 8-amino-7-oxononanoate synthase → MTLLSQLRADLADRAGKSLIRRRRTLDTPCGPHAVVDGRQMLSFCSNDYLGLAAHPALSAAIAEGAARWGAGAGASHLVSGHYAVHERLEARLAEFTGCERALVFSTGYMVNMGIAAALLGRGDAIFADRLNHASLVDGALLSRAEHHRYAHGDTAALSRLLAGSTARRKLIVTDSVFSMDGDIAPLAELLALAETHDAWLLVDDAHGFGVLGPQGRGALAAAGLAHWRLLLVGTLGKAAGLSGAFVAGHADVIEWLMQTMRTYIFTTGAPPALAHALLTAIDLIERGDALRATLATHQQQLRDTLRLAHWQRMPSTTPIQPVKIGDNAAAVAAAAALWDDGLWVPAIRPPTVPPGTARLRISLSAAHTEHDVSRLTNALHRIESTP, encoded by the coding sequence ATGACGCTGCTGTCGCAACTGCGCGCCGATCTGGCCGATCGTGCCGGCAAATCGCTCATCCGCCGCCGGCGTACACTGGATACGCCCTGTGGCCCGCATGCCGTGGTCGATGGCCGGCAGATGCTGTCCTTCTGCAGCAATGACTACCTCGGCCTTGCCGCCCACCCGGCACTGTCTGCCGCCATCGCCGAGGGCGCGGCACGCTGGGGCGCGGGCGCGGGGGCCTCGCATCTGGTCAGCGGCCACTACGCGGTACACGAACGGCTCGAAGCCCGGCTGGCCGAGTTCACCGGCTGCGAGCGCGCGCTGGTGTTCTCGACCGGCTACATGGTCAACATGGGCATCGCCGCCGCGCTGCTCGGACGCGGCGACGCCATCTTTGCCGACCGCCTCAACCACGCCTCGCTGGTCGATGGCGCGCTGTTGAGCCGTGCCGAGCATCATCGCTACGCCCATGGCGACACCGCCGCCCTGTCGCGCCTGCTCGCCGGCAGCACGGCCCGCCGCAAGCTGATCGTCACCGACAGCGTGTTCAGCATGGACGGCGACATCGCCCCGCTGGCCGAGTTGCTCGCACTGGCCGAGACGCATGACGCCTGGCTGCTGGTCGACGACGCCCATGGCTTCGGCGTGCTCGGCCCGCAGGGACGCGGTGCGCTCGCGGCCGCCGGCCTGGCGCACTGGCGCCTGCTGCTGGTCGGCACCCTCGGCAAGGCCGCCGGCCTGTCGGGCGCCTTCGTGGCCGGCCACGCCGATGTGATCGAGTGGCTGATGCAGACCATGCGCACCTACATCTTCACCACCGGCGCGCCCCCGGCGCTGGCCCATGCGCTGCTCACCGCCATCGACCTGATCGAGCGCGGCGACGCCCTGCGCGCCACGCTGGCGACGCATCAACAGCAGCTGCGCGACACCCTCCGCCTGGCGCACTGGCAGCGGATGCCGTCCACGACCCCTATCCAGCCGGTGAAAATCGGGGATAATGCCGCCGCCGTGGCTGCGGCGGCGGCACTGTGGGATGACGGCCTGTGGGTGCCGGCCATCCGCCCGCCGACCGTCCCGCCGGGCACGGCCCGTCTGCGCATCTCGCTCAGCGCGGCGCACACCGAACACGATGTTTCCCGATTGACCAACGCCCTCCACCGGATCGAAAGCACGCCATGA
- the bioA gene encoding adenosylmethionine--8-amino-7-oxononanoate transaminase → MKSHQSLPLVPVTRGEGVWLYDDVGRRFLDGVSAWWVNLFGHCNPRINDAICEQLDTLEHVMLAGFTHAPVVELSERLSALTGHRLGHAFYASDGASATEIALKMSMHAWRNLGETGKDRFISLAGSYHGETVGALAVTDVALFRDAYAPLVRAGTTVPSPDARQAEPGETDEDVAERAALALEHYLAEHHDEIAALIVEPLVQGAVGMAMYHPHYLRRARELCDTYRVHLIADEIAVGCGRTGTFFACEQAGIWPDMMCLSKGISGGYLPLSLVLSTDAIYDCFYDDDVHRGFLHSHSYTGNPLACRAALATLDIFETDDVLKANQVRARQLGDAAQAAFAGHPAVRHLRQRGMILAFDADTTRSDFSQRFFAAGLDAGVLLRPLGHTVYFMPPYIVEADDIAHLVRGAATALERSLNPAR, encoded by the coding sequence ATGAAGAGCCATCAATCGCTCCCCCTGGTGCCGGTCACCCGGGGCGAAGGCGTGTGGCTGTACGACGACGTGGGGCGGCGCTTTCTCGATGGCGTCAGCGCCTGGTGGGTAAACCTGTTCGGGCACTGCAACCCGCGCATCAACGACGCGATCTGCGAGCAGCTCGACACCCTTGAGCATGTGATGCTCGCCGGCTTCACCCATGCGCCGGTGGTGGAACTGTCGGAGCGCCTCTCGGCACTGACCGGCCACCGCCTGGGCCACGCCTTCTATGCCTCCGATGGAGCCTCGGCCACCGAAATCGCCCTCAAGATGAGCATGCATGCCTGGCGCAACCTGGGCGAGACCGGCAAGGATCGCTTCATCAGCCTGGCCGGCAGCTATCACGGTGAAACGGTGGGCGCGCTGGCGGTGACCGACGTTGCCCTCTTCCGCGACGCCTACGCCCCGCTGGTGCGCGCCGGCACCACGGTGCCCAGCCCCGACGCCCGCCAGGCCGAACCGGGCGAGACTGACGAAGACGTGGCCGAACGCGCGGCGCTGGCGCTGGAACACTACCTGGCCGAGCATCACGACGAGATCGCCGCGCTGATCGTCGAGCCGCTGGTTCAGGGAGCGGTCGGCATGGCGATGTACCACCCGCACTACCTGCGCCGCGCCCGCGAGCTGTGCGATACCTACCGGGTGCACCTCATCGCCGACGAAATTGCCGTCGGTTGCGGCCGCACCGGCACCTTCTTCGCGTGTGAGCAGGCCGGCATCTGGCCCGACATGATGTGCCTGTCCAAAGGCATTTCGGGCGGCTACCTGCCGCTGTCGCTGGTGCTGTCTACCGACGCGATCTACGACTGCTTCTACGACGACGATGTGCACCGCGGCTTCCTGCACTCGCACTCCTATACCGGCAATCCGCTGGCCTGCCGGGCCGCGCTGGCAACGCTCGATATCTTCGAGACCGACGATGTCCTCAAGGCCAACCAGGTCCGCGCCCGACAGCTCGGCGATGCCGCGCAGGCGGCCTTTGCCGGCCACCCGGCGGTGCGCCACCTGCGCCAGCGCGGCATGATTCTCGCCTTCGATGCCGACACGACACGCAGCGACTTCAGCCAGCGTTTTTTCGCCGCCGGGCTGGACGCCGGCGTGCTGCTGCGCCCGCTCGGCCATACGGTGTATTTCATGCCGCCGTATATCGTCGAGGCTGACGATATTGCCCATCTGGTCCGCGGTGCGGCCACCGCGCTCGAACGCAGCCTGAACCCCGCCCGATGA
- the yaaA gene encoding peroxide stress protein YaaA, with the protein MHFVISPAKSLDYDTPAPECAPTQPAFLDAAETLVGVMRDFSPAALGELMHISDKLAALNVARFAEWSRPFNRKNAKPCLFAFNGDVYDGLDAATLDAEGIAYAQQHLRILSGLYGVLRPLDLMQAYRLEMGTRLATPAGRNLYDFWGDRPTEAINTLLGKSTDKVLVNLASEEYFKVIRPGRLKGRIVTPVFEDWKGGRYKIISFHAKRARGLMVRYAIDHRLDAVDGLKRFDTDGYTFAADASDNDRWVFRRRQDGVA; encoded by the coding sequence ATGCATTTCGTTATTTCTCCCGCCAAGTCGCTCGACTACGACACCCCGGCGCCCGAGTGCGCGCCGACCCAGCCCGCCTTTCTGGATGCCGCCGAAACCCTGGTCGGCGTCATGCGTGATTTCAGCCCCGCGGCGCTGGGCGAGTTGATGCACATCTCGGACAAACTCGCCGCGCTCAACGTGGCCCGGTTCGCCGAGTGGTCGCGCCCGTTCAACCGCAAGAACGCCAAGCCCTGCCTGTTTGCCTTCAATGGCGATGTCTACGATGGGCTCGACGCCGCCACGCTGGACGCCGAGGGCATCGCCTACGCACAGCAGCACCTGCGCATCCTGTCCGGCCTCTACGGCGTGCTGCGCCCGCTGGACCTGATGCAGGCCTACCGGCTCGAGATGGGCACGCGGCTGGCCACCCCGGCCGGGCGCAATCTGTATGACTTCTGGGGCGACCGCCCCACCGAGGCGATCAACACCCTGCTCGGGAAGTCCACCGACAAGGTGCTGGTCAACCTCGCCTCGGAGGAGTACTTCAAGGTCATCCGGCCGGGCCGTCTCAAGGGGCGGATCGTCACCCCGGTATTCGAGGACTGGAAAGGCGGGCGTTACAAGATCATCAGCTTCCACGCCAAGCGCGCCCGCGGCCTGATGGTGCGCTACGCGATCGACCACCGTCTGGACGCGGTCGACGGGCTCAAGCGTTTCGACACCGACGGCTACACCTTTGCCGCCGACGCCTCCGACAACGATCGCTGGGTCTTCCGGCGGCGCCAGGACGGCGTGGCCTGA
- a CDS encoding M14-type cytosolic carboxypeptidase produces MRISQGFDSGSIEVVSAAAPEAIRLRLRPDNAASFCQWFHFRVHDAAGVPLRMVFENAAEAAYPDGWPDYRAVASYDRRTWFRVPGTRFEGGRLIIEHTPERNNIYYAYFEPYSHERHLDLLGRAEMSPYAQVRSLGATVDGRSVDCVMVGRPAPERQPVWIIARQHPGETMAEWFVEGLLERLLDGADPLARRVREHACLYIVPNMNPDGAIRGNLRTNAAGANLNREWMTPSAERSPEVLCVREHMETTGCALFLDIHGDESLPYVFIDGAQMVPGVPDTMPRREAAFLAALADASPDFQTEVGYTPDRFGEEMLTLASKWVAHRFGCLSLTLEMPFKDNRLLPDGQHGWSGVRSKRLGAAMLQPVLRDLTRG; encoded by the coding sequence ATACGGATCAGTCAGGGGTTCGACAGCGGCAGTATCGAGGTGGTGAGCGCGGCAGCGCCCGAGGCGATCCGCCTGCGCCTGCGGCCGGACAACGCCGCCAGCTTTTGCCAGTGGTTCCATTTCCGGGTGCACGACGCGGCGGGCGTGCCGCTGCGCATGGTGTTCGAGAACGCGGCCGAGGCGGCATATCCGGACGGCTGGCCCGACTACCGTGCGGTGGCCTCCTACGACCGCCGCACATGGTTCCGGGTGCCGGGCACACGCTTTGAGGGCGGCCGCCTGATCATCGAGCACACGCCCGAGCGCAACAACATCTACTACGCCTATTTCGAGCCGTACTCGCACGAGCGCCATCTCGACCTGCTGGGCCGCGCCGAAATGTCGCCCTATGCGCAGGTGCGCTCGCTTGGCGCGACGGTCGACGGGCGCAGTGTCGATTGCGTGATGGTGGGGCGGCCGGCGCCCGAGCGCCAGCCGGTGTGGATCATCGCCCGCCAGCATCCCGGCGAGACCATGGCCGAATGGTTTGTCGAAGGGCTGCTCGAACGCCTGCTCGACGGTGCCGACCCGCTGGCCCGCCGGGTGCGCGAACATGCCTGCCTGTACATCGTGCCGAACATGAATCCCGATGGCGCCATTCGCGGCAACCTGCGCACCAACGCCGCCGGCGCCAACCTCAACCGTGAGTGGATGACACCGAGCGCCGAGCGCAGCCCGGAAGTGCTGTGCGTGCGCGAGCACATGGAGACGACCGGCTGCGCACTCTTCCTCGACATCCACGGCGACGAATCGCTGCCGTATGTGTTCATCGACGGTGCGCAGATGGTGCCGGGCGTCCCTGACACGATGCCGCGGCGCGAAGCGGCCTTTCTGGCCGCGCTGGCCGATGCCAGCCCGGACTTCCAGACCGAGGTCGGCTATACGCCCGACCGCTTCGGCGAGGAGATGCTGACCCTCGCCAGCAAGTGGGTGGCGCACCGCTTCGGCTGTCTGTCGCTGACGCTCGAAATGCCGTTCAAGGACAACCGCTTGCTACCGGACGGGCAACATGGCTGGAGTGGTGTGCGCAGCAAGCGGCTCGGCGCCGCCATGCTGCAGCCCGTGCTGCGCGATCTGACGCGCGGCTGA
- the gcvA gene encoding transcriptional regulator GcvA, protein MPRSMPPLASLRVFEAAARHLSFKQTAEELHVTPAAVSQQIKALEAHLGVPLFRRLTRALALTTAGERLLPGVSEGLARLAAAVESVGAQSPSRQLRVTVPPAFAGRWLVHRLQRFTEAHPDIDLVLGTEPNTVDAPELEDVESDLVSLRDGLTDVEVRFGRGTYPGMRSDLLMEVAYVPVCHPDLLKGPRRLKQAADLRFHTLLHDDTAVGRSERVSWLDWLRAAKVSGVDPSRGPHFSNSSLALEAAMDGMGVVLGLDPMVRRDIEAGRLARPFDLAIPSRYVYYLVCPVTTAERPALAQFRHWLLAAR, encoded by the coding sequence ATGCCCCGATCCATGCCGCCACTGGCGTCCCTGCGCGTCTTCGAAGCCGCGGCCCGGCACCTGAGCTTCAAGCAGACGGCCGAGGAGTTGCACGTCACCCCGGCGGCGGTCAGCCAGCAGATCAAGGCGCTCGAAGCGCATCTGGGCGTCCCCCTGTTTCGCCGCCTCACCCGTGCCCTGGCATTGACCACGGCGGGCGAGCGCCTGTTGCCGGGGGTCAGCGAGGGGCTGGCACGACTGGCGGCCGCCGTCGAATCGGTCGGCGCACAGAGCCCGTCGCGCCAGCTGCGCGTCACCGTCCCGCCGGCCTTCGCCGGCCGCTGGCTGGTGCACCGCCTGCAACGCTTCACCGAGGCGCATCCGGACATCGATCTGGTGTTGGGAACAGAGCCCAACACGGTCGACGCGCCTGAGCTCGAAGACGTCGAGTCGGACCTGGTGTCGCTACGCGACGGGCTGACCGATGTGGAGGTTCGCTTCGGCCGGGGCACCTATCCGGGAATGCGCAGCGACCTGCTCATGGAGGTGGCCTATGTGCCGGTGTGCCATCCCGACCTGCTCAAGGGGCCGCGCCGTCTCAAGCAGGCAGCCGACCTGCGCTTCCATACCCTGCTGCACGACGATACCGCGGTCGGCCGCTCGGAGCGGGTGAGCTGGCTCGACTGGCTACGCGCGGCAAAAGTGAGCGGCGTCGACCCCAGCCGCGGGCCGCATTTTTCCAACTCCAGCCTGGCGCTCGAGGCGGCGATGGACGGGATGGGGGTGGTGCTTGGCCTGGATCCGATGGTGCGCCGGGACATCGAGGCTGGCCGCCTGGCCCGGCCCTTCGACCTGGCCATTCCGTCGCGCTACGTCTATTACCTCGTCTGTCCGGTCACCACGGCCGAGCGCCCGGCGCTCGCCCAGTTCCGCCATTGGCTGCTGGCCGCCCGCTAG
- a CDS encoding DUF805 domain-containing protein gives MTRYKLVFFGDILPGHDPEQVKVQLLSMLKVAPEQAHKLFSGKRVTLKKGLDAEQAQSYRRKLSAMGVGIRVEAERDEVEPPRPAVTSPAPVPPPSPSPTPAAAAAAALDLVPAEPAPASEMDCPECGHHQPRRTLCLNCGCDMPRVLAAREAQAQEAKAGVSDTQHSSLRIHPGEAPMVLAEPARLFGGDFGGRIGRRSYFAGSMLLTSVLLWIAIVGIRIESFLVLGLCALAGVFFGIRLSILRCHDFDWRGWWVLITAIPYVGALFSLLLMFFPGSKDDNTYGARPQPTSWGAAVGALVVVVASFMLAFSFFAQDIAGAAMRYGDTASFSGAPDETDGFQNAALRHYDPARDRIVMYSLTTCGYCDQKRAQFDALGVRYREVFIDTDRAAGEAMWAKLRASGWTGGGVGTPTLEVNGVMLPNNPSLAAMSRHFLADTSRF, from the coding sequence ATGACCCGATACAAACTCGTTTTCTTTGGCGACATCCTGCCCGGCCACGACCCCGAGCAGGTCAAGGTGCAGTTGCTGTCGATGCTCAAGGTAGCGCCCGAGCAGGCGCACAAACTGTTCTCCGGCAAGCGGGTGACGCTCAAGAAAGGGCTCGATGCGGAGCAGGCGCAGAGCTATCGTCGCAAGCTGTCGGCGATGGGGGTTGGTATCCGGGTCGAGGCCGAGCGCGATGAGGTCGAGCCGCCGCGCCCGGCGGTGACCTCTCCCGCGCCCGTTCCCCCGCCCTCGCCCTCGCCCACCCCTGCAGCTGCAGCTGCCGCGGCGCTTGACCTGGTACCCGCCGAGCCGGCGCCGGCGAGCGAGATGGATTGCCCGGAGTGCGGACACCATCAGCCGCGGCGCACCCTCTGCCTGAACTGTGGCTGCGACATGCCGCGGGTGCTTGCCGCCCGGGAGGCGCAGGCGCAGGAGGCGAAAGCCGGCGTATCGGACACCCAGCACAGCAGCCTGCGGATCCACCCCGGCGAGGCGCCCATGGTGCTGGCCGAGCCGGCCCGGCTGTTCGGTGGCGACTTCGGCGGGCGGATCGGGCGGCGATCGTACTTTGCCGGCAGCATGCTGCTCACCAGCGTGCTGTTGTGGATCGCGATCGTCGGCATTCGCATCGAGAGTTTTCTGGTGCTCGGGCTGTGCGCGCTGGCCGGCGTGTTCTTTGGCATCCGCCTGAGCATCCTGCGCTGCCACGATTTTGACTGGCGCGGCTGGTGGGTGCTGATTACCGCCATCCCGTATGTGGGGGCCCTGTTCAGCCTGCTGCTGATGTTCTTCCCCGGCAGCAAGGACGACAACACCTATGGCGCACGGCCGCAGCCAACGAGCTGGGGCGCTGCCGTCGGTGCGCTGGTGGTTGTCGTGGCCTCCTTCATGCTCGCATTCAGCTTCTTCGCCCAGGATATTGCCGGTGCCGCAATGCGCTATGGCGACACCGCAAGCTTCAGTGGCGCCCCGGATGAGACGGACGGGTTTCAGAACGCAGCGCTGCGCCACTACGACCCGGCGCGCGACCGCATCGTCATGTACTCGCTGACCACCTGCGGCTACTGCGACCAGAAGCGAGCCCAGTTCGATGCGCTGGGGGTGCGCTATCGCGAAGTGTTCATCGACACCGACCGCGCCGCCGGCGAGGCGATGTGGGCCAAATTGCGCGCCAGTGGCTGGACGGGTGGCGGCGTGGGCACACCGACGCTGGAGGTCAACGGGGTGATGCTGCCGAACAACCCCTCGCTCGCTGCCATGAGTCGGCATTTTCTTGCCGACACCAGCCGTTTCTAG
- a CDS encoding SlyX family protein, with translation MESRLEALECKLMAAEDMLDGMNMTLFRQQEAIELLQAQVLDLKRQLQSVQPRGAGRPEDEIPPHY, from the coding sequence ATGGAATCACGCCTCGAAGCACTGGAGTGCAAACTGATGGCCGCCGAAGACATGCTCGACGGCATGAACATGACGCTGTTTCGCCAGCAGGAGGCCATCGAACTGTTGCAGGCCCAGGTGCTGGACCTGAAGCGCCAGTTGCAGTCGGTACAGCCGCGCGGCGCCGGACGCCCCGAGGACGAAATTCCGCCGCACTACTGA